From a single Prosthecobacter algae genomic region:
- a CDS encoding FAD-dependent oxidoreductase, with product MTRSSFCSRTAAFLVLATCSPSLLAADVIEADVCIYGGTSGGVAAAVQAARMGKRVVIAEPGRHLGGMTSGGLSAVDIGDPRSVGGISREYFTKLAATVGTVLAWDKPFVAKGGGPATGGAYAIEPHKAEEVYAKMAREAGVQVHFGARLARVLKEGASITEFVTEDGTIFRAKMYVDTTYEGDLMAKAGVSYTLLREGNAKYGETYNGIYYDEKYVPRTGHLQPGTTGRVKGGQGVWDRDFPLDPFVVKGDPKSGLLPLIQEGDPGRPGEPAPGVQAYCFRLCLSVDPANSTPIAPPRGYDPKRYEIVARFIEACLANGDDMDLRWFSKHDALPNQKWDFNTATFGGNLPGASHEWPEASYARRQEIAKEHENYHRGLLHFLATDPRVPAKVRKDMARFGLPKDEFTDNGGWPHQIYVREARRMISDLVLTEHHTFGREIAPKPVSLGSYGTDTHEIRRIVKDGIVIREGKTAGGRGGFGPYQIGYDCIVPKPSECENLFVTFALSCSHTAFSSLRMEPVFMVTSQSAATAAVIAIEDGVSVQKVDYEKLRTRLEKDGQVLTCKFKDSGGH from the coding sequence ATGACCCGCTCTTCCTTTTGCTCCCGGACTGCCGCCTTTTTGGTGCTGGCGACTTGCAGCCCTTCACTCCTTGCCGCTGACGTCATCGAGGCGGATGTCTGCATCTATGGCGGCACCAGCGGTGGTGTGGCGGCGGCGGTGCAGGCGGCCCGCATGGGGAAACGTGTGGTCATTGCGGAACCCGGTCGCCATCTGGGTGGCATGACCTCCGGGGGCCTCAGTGCTGTGGATATCGGGGATCCTCGCAGTGTGGGAGGGATCTCGCGCGAATACTTTACCAAGCTGGCGGCCACCGTGGGAACAGTCCTCGCCTGGGACAAACCGTTTGTTGCCAAAGGCGGCGGCCCGGCCACCGGCGGGGCTTATGCCATCGAGCCCCACAAGGCTGAAGAGGTCTATGCAAAAATGGCGCGTGAGGCGGGCGTCCAGGTTCACTTCGGAGCGAGGCTGGCCAGGGTGCTCAAAGAGGGGGCGAGCATCACTGAATTTGTCACGGAGGACGGCACGATCTTCCGCGCGAAGATGTATGTGGACACCACTTATGAAGGCGACCTGATGGCGAAAGCCGGTGTCAGCTACACGCTGCTGCGTGAGGGCAATGCGAAGTATGGGGAGACCTACAATGGCATCTATTACGATGAAAAATACGTGCCCCGCACAGGCCACCTACAGCCGGGGACGACAGGGCGTGTCAAAGGCGGGCAGGGCGTGTGGGATCGGGATTTTCCGCTGGACCCTTTTGTGGTGAAAGGCGATCCCAAAAGCGGCCTCTTACCCCTGATTCAGGAAGGTGATCCCGGCCGCCCTGGCGAGCCTGCACCGGGGGTTCAGGCCTACTGTTTCCGCCTCTGCCTGAGCGTGGACCCTGCTAATAGCACCCCCATAGCGCCACCTCGCGGCTATGACCCGAAGCGGTATGAGATCGTCGCACGCTTCATCGAGGCCTGCCTTGCCAACGGGGATGACATGGACCTGCGTTGGTTTTCCAAGCATGATGCTCTGCCTAACCAAAAGTGGGATTTTAATACCGCCACCTTTGGGGGGAATCTGCCAGGAGCCAGCCATGAATGGCCGGAGGCCAGCTATGCTCGTCGACAGGAGATCGCCAAAGAGCATGAGAACTACCATCGGGGGCTGCTCCACTTTTTGGCAACCGATCCCCGAGTGCCGGCGAAAGTCCGCAAGGACATGGCGCGCTTTGGCCTACCAAAGGATGAGTTCACCGACAATGGCGGCTGGCCACACCAGATCTACGTTCGCGAGGCCCGCCGCATGATCAGCGATCTGGTGCTGACCGAGCACCACACCTTTGGCCGTGAGATCGCCCCCAAACCGGTGAGCCTCGGCAGCTACGGCACGGACACCCATGAAATCCGCCGCATCGTGAAGGATGGCATCGTCATCCGCGAAGGCAAGACCGCAGGTGGCCGGGGGGGCTTCGGCCCTTACCAGATCGGCTATGACTGCATCGTGCCCAAGCCGTCGGAGTGTGAAAACTTGTTCGTCACCTTTGCCCTCAGTTGCAGCCACACCGCCTTCAGCAGCCTGCGTATGGAGCCTGTCTTCATGGTCACCAGCCAGAGTGCCGCGACAGCCGCCGTCATCGCCATTGAGGACGGTGTGTCCGTCCAAAAAGTGGACTATGAGAAACTGCGGACCCGGCTGGAGAAGGACGGGCAGGTTTTGACCTGCAAGTTCAAGGACAGCGGAGGTCATTGA
- a CDS encoding right-handed parallel beta-helix repeat-containing protein: MKRTILLSSIFALVGGSLWAVGPVEAGKTQGEATSGFEVRIPAPGPDVIADDVLQQAIDKVSATGGGVVLLGAGDFKLTRHADDETVVIKSGVTLRGQGYATHIYLDPKTPPNDLRYFPMRIGTATVPAHNVVIEHLRYTGNDKAIGGGSVMGFNARLDEKESLLLSCDNITVRHCWIYDAKQAVGCTKPATAMYLAKHVISAEEAKAAAGEIEKTRTGYFDADRMATQFKNWQVYNNYIETCGNKAIELAECNGGLIADNHIVNVVDGPQVIFGSRNVQIRDNIVYFTKTGINITEGSHHIRVTGNHVEPMLNASKTEALPCLIFRTEPLPLHSKISDVVVTGNIFRNQHTKAKCAMRFVTRPEALSCTYEGITLSGNVFDGDVQFYDLRNPSQTTIRDILFADNVCEGTVLTEPNSTMVSSHVMVRGNLLRQTGTVILNANQWIWSGNTHVNGTLEVAEGAKSNMIRDNVTASPILGGGAENVLAENIVMKASK; the protein is encoded by the coding sequence ATGAAACGAACCATCCTTCTATCGTCGATCTTCGCATTGGTCGGCGGCTCTCTCTGGGCGGTCGGACCTGTGGAAGCTGGTAAAACCCAGGGAGAAGCGACGAGCGGATTTGAGGTGCGGATCCCTGCGCCAGGCCCGGATGTCATAGCCGATGATGTCCTCCAACAGGCCATTGACAAGGTCTCCGCGACAGGTGGCGGGGTGGTCTTGCTCGGGGCAGGGGACTTTAAACTGACGCGTCATGCAGATGACGAAACCGTGGTGATCAAAAGTGGGGTGACACTGCGAGGTCAAGGTTATGCCACACACATCTATCTGGACCCCAAGACTCCGCCGAATGATCTGCGTTACTTTCCGATGCGCATCGGCACGGCTACGGTTCCAGCGCACAATGTGGTGATCGAGCACTTGCGGTACACCGGCAATGACAAGGCCATTGGCGGTGGTTCCGTGATGGGCTTCAATGCCAGGCTGGACGAAAAGGAATCACTCTTGCTGTCATGTGACAACATCACCGTTCGCCATTGCTGGATCTATGATGCCAAACAGGCGGTGGGCTGCACGAAACCGGCCACGGCGATGTACCTGGCCAAGCATGTCATAAGCGCAGAGGAAGCGAAAGCTGCGGCTGGCGAAATTGAAAAGACGCGCACTGGCTATTTCGATGCGGATAGAATGGCCACCCAGTTCAAAAACTGGCAGGTTTATAACAACTACATCGAGACCTGCGGAAACAAGGCGATCGAACTCGCTGAATGCAATGGCGGCCTCATTGCGGACAACCACATTGTCAATGTGGTGGATGGACCCCAAGTGATCTTTGGCAGCCGCAATGTGCAGATTCGCGACAACATCGTCTATTTTACCAAGACCGGCATCAACATCACGGAAGGCTCGCATCACATTCGGGTCACCGGCAATCATGTGGAGCCGATGCTGAATGCGTCCAAAACCGAAGCGCTGCCGTGTCTGATTTTTCGCACGGAGCCACTGCCGCTGCACTCAAAAATCAGCGATGTGGTTGTGACGGGGAACATCTTCCGCAACCAGCATACCAAGGCCAAATGCGCCATGCGTTTTGTGACTCGCCCCGAAGCGCTCTCCTGCACCTATGAAGGCATTACGCTTTCGGGCAATGTCTTCGATGGGGATGTGCAATTTTACGATTTACGCAACCCGAGTCAGACAACGATCCGGGACATCCTGTTTGCTGACAATGTGTGCGAAGGGACGGTGCTCACCGAGCCAAACAGCACGATGGTTTCCAGCCATGTCATGGTGCGTGGCAATCTCCTGCGCCAGACCGGTACCGTCATCCTGAATGCAAACCAGTGGATCTGGTCCGGCAACACCCATGTCAATGGCACGCTTGAGGTTGCCGAGGGCGCCAAGTCTAACATGATCCGCGACAACGTCACGGCCAGTCCGATCCTGGGCGGTGGTGCCGAAAACGTGTTGGCCGAAAACATCGTGATGAAGGCATCCAAATGA
- a CDS encoding SDR family oxidoreductase: protein MNRLPSPFDLTGQRIWVIGGAGWLGQSTVLTLAEMGASVLCADLPGRSAAFLEKASFAGDITPVDLDAHDTDALLPFVQNHQRSHGVPHGLVNLTYASTPKRMAELTAADFDEVNHGNLTSTFVLTRAVADLMAAAGQGSVVLFSSMYGGVAPDPRIYEAPMNTNPIEYGVNKAGMRQMARYMAVHYGSRGVRCNTISPGPFPNPSIQASQPDFIERLSQKVPLGRVGAPVEIAGAVSFLLSDAASFITGIDLPVDGGWTAW, encoded by the coding sequence ATGAACCGCCTCCCTTCACCCTTTGATCTCACAGGCCAGCGCATCTGGGTCATTGGCGGGGCGGGATGGTTAGGCCAGTCCACGGTGCTCACCCTGGCTGAAATGGGGGCCAGTGTTTTATGTGCAGACCTGCCGGGGCGCAGCGCGGCCTTTCTCGAAAAAGCCAGCTTTGCCGGAGACATCACCCCGGTGGATCTGGATGCCCACGATACCGATGCTCTGTTGCCCTTCGTGCAAAACCATCAGCGCAGCCATGGCGTGCCGCATGGATTGGTCAATCTGACCTATGCTTCCACTCCCAAGCGGATGGCGGAGCTCACGGCCGCAGACTTCGATGAAGTGAACCACGGCAATCTCACCAGCACTTTTGTCCTCACACGGGCTGTGGCAGATCTCATGGCCGCAGCCGGGCAGGGGAGTGTGGTCCTGTTTTCCAGCATGTATGGTGGTGTGGCACCCGATCCCCGAATCTACGAGGCCCCCATGAATACCAACCCCATTGAGTATGGAGTGAACAAGGCCGGCATGCGCCAGATGGCCCGCTACATGGCCGTGCACTACGGCAGCCGGGGAGTCCGCTGTAACACGATCTCACCCGGACCTTTCCCAAACCCCAGTATTCAGGCTTCGCAGCCTGATTTTATCGAGAGGCTGTCGCAAAAAGTGCCTTTAGGCAGGGTGGGAGCGCCCGTGGAGATCGCAGGGGCAGTAAGCTTTTTGCTCAGTGATGCGGCCAGCTTTATCACGGGAATTGATCTGCCTGTGGATGGCGGCTGGACGGCTTGGTGA
- the atpB gene encoding F0F1 ATP synthase subunit A: MDVSFTFPSSAIVLAEVSRKAVSLLGGDGKESFWAFVTNSCFVAALVTGIIIWVSNKATSKMTLIPHPWQNFFESIIEAVYNQVEAIVGPKQAPRAFPLLATLFIFILVANYFGLLPGVGTIGWGHGHGMLSLDHVSAPLLRPATADLNMTLGMALCFMLIWFYLTIRELGVWGFIKHTFGPKGGAKGLMGVFIALVFLLVGAIEIVSIMFRPGSLSLRLFGNIYAGETLLHTMMTLGDMFGLGSIGKFIVATIAPIPFYFMELLVGLLQASVFTLLCAVYIQLSTTHDEHHDEEHGHDHH, translated from the coding sequence ATGGACGTAAGTTTTACCTTTCCCTCATCCGCCATCGTGCTCGCTGAAGTGAGCCGCAAGGCCGTGTCTTTGCTTGGTGGGGACGGCAAGGAGAGTTTCTGGGCCTTTGTCACCAACTCTTGCTTCGTGGCGGCTCTTGTCACTGGAATCATCATCTGGGTATCCAACAAAGCGACCTCCAAGATGACGCTCATCCCGCATCCGTGGCAGAACTTTTTTGAGTCCATCATCGAGGCTGTTTACAATCAGGTGGAGGCTATTGTGGGGCCCAAGCAGGCACCTCGCGCTTTCCCTCTTCTGGCGACTCTTTTTATCTTCATCCTGGTGGCCAACTACTTTGGTCTGCTTCCAGGTGTTGGCACCATTGGTTGGGGGCATGGGCACGGGATGCTTAGCCTTGACCACGTCAGTGCTCCGCTTCTCCGCCCGGCAACGGCAGACCTTAACATGACCTTGGGCATGGCTCTTTGCTTCATGTTGATTTGGTTTTACCTGACGATCCGCGAGCTAGGTGTTTGGGGCTTCATCAAACATACCTTCGGTCCTAAAGGTGGTGCCAAAGGCTTGATGGGCGTTTTCATTGCGTTGGTGTTCCTTCTGGTGGGAGCAATCGAAATCGTCTCCATCATGTTCCGCCCGGGTTCGCTTTCCCTGCGTCTCTTCGGGAACATTTACGCAGGTGAAACTCTTCTTCACACGATGATGACTCTGGGTGACATGTTCGGCCTTGGCAGCATCGGTAAGTTCATTGTCGCGACCATCGCTCCGATTCCTTTTTACTTCATGGAGCTGCTGGTGGGTCTTCTGCAGGCCAGCGTTTTCACTCTCCTTTGCGCCGTTTACATCCAGCTCTCCACCACTCATGACGAGCATCATGATGAAGAGCACGGGCACGATCACCATTGA
- the atpE gene encoding ATP synthase F0 subunit C yields MMMEVMTLAAEAAAAAPAAAAGISGSLTLGLAGAGAAIGIGLIGGKAVEAVGRNPGAAGSIQTLAIIGMALAEAVAIYALIIAFQGR; encoded by the coding sequence ATGATGATGGAAGTTATGACCCTCGCGGCTGAAGCCGCCGCCGCTGCTCCTGCAGCCGCCGCTGGTATCTCCGGTTCCCTTACCCTGGGTCTCGCTGGTGCTGGTGCCGCTATCGGCATCGGTCTGATCGGTGGCAAGGCAGTGGAAGCTGTCGGCCGCAACCCAGGTGCTGCTGGCAGCATCCAGACTCTGGCAATCATCGGCATGGCGCTGGCAGAAGCCGTCGCCATTTACGCTCTGATCATCGCGTTCCAGGGCCGTTAA
- a CDS encoding ATP synthase F0 subunit B: MTTTLLAAASDIADQFGLELPKLIAQVLIFLVVFYVLKTKAFGPILAMLEQRRQRIADGESKLDKIARDLAEAEKNAQAIVDKANDDANRLVKEAGDSAKSLAEKRQQEAIQEAGQILAKAREAAKLEHEQLMAQLKSEFGRMVSDATSRVTGKVLNTDDQARINQETSAQVSL; the protein is encoded by the coding sequence ATGACCACGACCCTCCTTGCTGCTGCCTCCGACATCGCTGATCAATTTGGCCTTGAATTGCCAAAGTTGATCGCGCAGGTCCTGATTTTCCTTGTCGTGTTTTATGTGCTGAAGACCAAGGCTTTTGGCCCCATCCTGGCCATGCTTGAGCAGCGCCGCCAGCGCATTGCCGATGGCGAATCCAAACTGGATAAAATTGCCCGTGACCTCGCAGAGGCTGAAAAGAATGCCCAGGCCATTGTTGATAAGGCCAATGATGACGCCAACCGCCTCGTGAAGGAAGCTGGTGACAGTGCCAAATCCCTCGCAGAGAAGCGTCAGCAGGAAGCCATTCAGGAAGCTGGCCAGATCCTGGCCAAGGCCCGCGAAGCCGCCAAGCTTGAGCACGAACAGCTCATGGCCCAGCTTAAAAGCGAATTCGGCCGCATGGTTTCTGACGCTACTTCCCGCGTGACTGGCAAGGTCCTCAACACCGACGATCAGGCCCGCATCAATCAGGAAACCTCCGCCCAGGTCAGCCTGTAA
- a CDS encoding F0F1 ATP synthase subunit delta, whose protein sequence is MKISKEVRRTSRQLFRVCLVNGKLDESRVRLVVNKIITSKPRGYHGMLDSFAALVRNEVESQRAVVESATFLTNDIQAGLKASLTQKYGRELALEFHIKPELLGGVRVKVGSDVWDGSVKARLEALKASLS, encoded by the coding sequence ATGAAAATCAGCAAGGAAGTCCGCCGCACCTCTCGCCAGCTCTTCCGCGTCTGCCTGGTGAATGGCAAGCTGGATGAATCCCGCGTTCGTCTCGTGGTGAACAAGATCATCACCAGTAAGCCCCGTGGTTATCACGGCATGCTCGATTCCTTTGCTGCCCTGGTGCGCAATGAAGTCGAAAGCCAGCGCGCCGTTGTCGAGAGCGCTACTTTCCTGACAAATGACATCCAGGCTGGTTTGAAAGCCAGCCTCACCCAGAAGTACGGTCGTGAACTGGCTCTGGAGTTTCACATCAAGCCCGAGCTTCTTGGCGGTGTCCGTGTCAAGGTTGGCAGCGATGTCTGGGACGGTTCCGTCAAAGCCCGTCTCGAAGCCCTTAAAGCCTCTCTTTCATAA
- the atpA gene encoding F0F1 ATP synthase subunit alpha produces the protein MSNILQEIESQIAGLKTAVTKSNVGVVREIGDGAAKIEGLSDVMLNEMIEFPGGQFGLALNLEETEVGCVLLGSSEGIKAGDEVRTTGRLLSVPVGRALLGRVVSTLGEPLDGKGPIKADAQYPVEKLAPGIITRKSVSVPVQTGIMSIDAMIPIGRGQRELIIGDRSTGKTTIAVDTIISQAQQNKAAEQGKLAGHKPLYCIYVAIGQKQSNVARVVKTLEDAGAMEYTVIVNASASDSAVNQYLAPYTGCSIGEWFMDQGQDALIVFDDLSKQAVAYRQVSLVLKRPSGREAYPGDVFYLHSRLLERSARVNENYGGGSLTALPIIETQAGDVSAYIPTNVISITDGQIFLETDLFYQGIRPAISVGLSVSRVGSAAQTKAIKKVSGTTKLDLAQFRELAAFAQFGSDLDAATKAKLDRGARIVELFKQQQYQPKSLPIMVISLYAMQKGYFDSVPVDRVKEFQAKLETYLTERKSELVEKLANEKALDNVEADIKTALEDFKTAWK, from the coding sequence ATGAGCAACATCCTCCAGGAGATCGAATCCCAAATCGCCGGACTTAAGACGGCGGTCACCAAATCCAATGTCGGCGTGGTCCGCGAGATCGGTGACGGCGCAGCCAAGATCGAAGGTTTGAGCGATGTCATGCTCAATGAAATGATCGAGTTCCCAGGCGGTCAGTTCGGCTTGGCTCTTAACCTTGAAGAAACTGAAGTCGGTTGCGTGCTTCTCGGTTCTTCCGAAGGCATCAAAGCAGGCGACGAAGTCCGCACCACGGGCCGCCTCCTTTCCGTTCCTGTCGGCCGTGCGCTTCTCGGTCGTGTGGTCAGCACCCTCGGTGAGCCTCTCGACGGCAAAGGCCCGATCAAGGCTGACGCTCAGTATCCTGTCGAAAAACTGGCTCCTGGCATCATTACGCGTAAGTCCGTGTCCGTTCCTGTGCAGACCGGCATCATGTCCATCGACGCCATGATCCCAATCGGCCGTGGCCAGCGTGAGCTGATCATCGGTGACCGCTCCACCGGCAAAACCACCATCGCGGTGGACACCATCATTTCCCAGGCCCAGCAGAACAAAGCTGCCGAGCAGGGCAAGCTGGCTGGTCACAAGCCTCTTTATTGCATCTATGTCGCCATCGGCCAGAAGCAGTCCAACGTCGCTCGCGTCGTCAAGACTCTGGAAGACGCCGGTGCCATGGAATACACCGTCATCGTCAATGCTTCGGCTTCTGACAGCGCTGTTAACCAGTATCTCGCCCCATACACAGGCTGCTCCATCGGTGAGTGGTTCATGGACCAGGGCCAGGATGCCCTCATCGTCTTTGATGACCTTTCCAAGCAAGCTGTGGCTTATCGTCAGGTTTCCCTCGTGCTGAAGCGTCCTTCCGGCCGTGAAGCCTATCCGGGTGACGTGTTCTATCTCCATTCGCGGTTGCTTGAGCGTTCCGCTCGCGTGAATGAAAACTACGGTGGTGGTTCCCTTACCGCTCTTCCGATCATTGAGACGCAGGCTGGTGACGTGTCTGCCTACATCCCGACCAACGTGATCTCCATCACGGACGGTCAGATCTTCCTCGAAACCGATCTCTTCTATCAGGGCATCCGCCCAGCCATCTCGGTGGGTCTCTCCGTGTCCCGTGTGGGTTCCGCAGCCCAGACGAAGGCCATCAAGAAGGTTTCCGGTACGACAAAGCTCGATCTCGCCCAGTTCCGCGAACTGGCTGCTTTCGCCCAGTTCGGTTCCGATCTCGACGCCGCCACCAAGGCCAAGCTCGATCGCGGTGCCCGCATCGTGGAGCTCTTCAAGCAGCAGCAGTATCAGCCGAAGAGCCTGCCGATCATGGTCATCAGCCTTTACGCCATGCAGAAAGGCTACTTCGACAGTGTGCCTGTGGATCGCGTCAAGGAATTCCAGGCCAAACTGGAAACCTATCTCACCGAGCGCAAGTCTGAGCTGGTTGAAAAGCTCGCCAATGAAAAGGCCCTCGACAATGTCGAAGCCGACATCAAGACCGCCCTCGAAGACTTCAAGACTGCCTGGAAGTAA
- the atpG gene encoding ATP synthase F1 subunit gamma, whose amino-acid sequence MPSTRDIRRRIKSVKNTAQITKAMQLVAAAKMKKAQDQAANGRPYAELMNKILVSLKESAAEGVHPFFSEGAGNKTLVLVIATDKGLCGALNTNLLKKLINTPIEGEVEYVTIGRKASQGLGRLRKTLIADFPIKDPAKFVEARTVSKFIQDKFLSGEYKRVLVAFNNFINVVTQVPSIEQVLPVNPVTLGGKRNFDETSKEANPTDIPDYTFEPDAATVFQMVLPQYVNGTIFQMVLEARASEHSSRMVAMKNATDNAKQMLKDLSLEYNKLRQAAITNELLEITTAKMALE is encoded by the coding sequence ATGCCCTCCACCCGCGACATTCGCCGCCGAATTAAATCGGTCAAAAACACGGCCCAGATCACCAAGGCCATGCAGCTCGTCGCGGCTGCGAAGATGAAAAAAGCGCAGGATCAGGCCGCTAATGGTCGTCCCTACGCGGAGCTGATGAACAAAATCCTCGTCAGTCTGAAGGAAAGTGCCGCCGAAGGTGTGCATCCATTCTTCAGTGAAGGGGCCGGGAACAAGACTTTGGTTCTGGTCATTGCGACCGATAAGGGACTTTGCGGTGCCTTGAACACTAACTTGCTCAAGAAGCTAATCAACACCCCGATCGAAGGTGAAGTGGAATACGTTACCATCGGTCGTAAAGCCTCCCAGGGTCTTGGCCGTCTCCGCAAGACCTTGATCGCCGACTTCCCCATCAAAGACCCGGCGAAGTTTGTCGAAGCCCGCACCGTTTCCAAATTCATCCAGGACAAGTTCCTATCTGGCGAATACAAACGTGTGCTCGTCGCTTTCAACAACTTCATCAACGTCGTCACTCAGGTGCCTTCGATTGAGCAAGTTCTCCCGGTCAATCCTGTGACGCTGGGCGGTAAGCGTAACTTTGATGAAACCTCCAAGGAAGCGAATCCTACGGACATCCCGGATTACACCTTTGAGCCCGATGCGGCCACCGTTTTCCAAATGGTCCTGCCCCAGTATGTCAATGGCACTATCTTCCAGATGGTCCTCGAAGCCCGCGCTTCTGAGCACAGCAGCCGAATGGTGGCTATGAAAAACGCCACCGACAACGCCAAGCAGATGCTCAAAGATCTCAGCCTCGAATACAACAAGCTGCGCCAGGCCGCGATCACCAACGAACTCCTCGAAATCACCACCGCCAAAATGGCTCTTGAATAG
- the atpD gene encoding F0F1 ATP synthase subunit beta, translated as MSNIGKIVQVIGPVVDVDFSATGKLPEIYNALEIKFDLGGKTSRLVCEVQSHLGDGWVRSVAMSSTEGLKRGLDALDVGTPITVPVGEEVLGRIFNVTGDAIDDQAAPVTAKRYPIHRPAPALVDQNPSAQILETGIKVIDLICPFTKGGKVGAFGGAGVGKTVVIMELINNIAKGHGGYSVFAGVGERTREGNDLYHEMIESDVIKVKKNGHDIVRNSQGGYISEPGSKVALVYGQMNEPPGARLRVALSALSMAEYFRDEKNQDVLLFVDNVFRFSQAGSEVSALLGRTPSAVGYQPTLAAEMGAMQERITSTKSGSITSFQAVYVPADDLTDPAPANTFAHLDSTVVLERSLAELGIYPAVDPLSSVSKALAPDIVGEEHYRVARGVQRVLQRYKDLQDIIAILGMDELSDEDKLIVFRARKLQRFLSQPFHVAEIFTGTKGEYVSVKDTVRGFAEILDGKHDDVPEANFYMKGGIDTVPKA; from the coding sequence ATGAGCAACATCGGCAAAATCGTTCAAGTCATCGGTCCCGTGGTGGACGTGGATTTCTCCGCCACAGGAAAGCTGCCTGAGATCTACAACGCCTTGGAGATCAAATTCGATCTCGGCGGCAAAACCTCCCGTCTGGTCTGCGAAGTGCAGAGCCACCTTGGCGATGGCTGGGTCCGTTCCGTGGCCATGTCTTCCACGGAAGGCCTGAAGCGCGGTCTTGATGCGCTCGACGTTGGCACCCCTATCACTGTCCCTGTCGGTGAAGAAGTTCTGGGCCGTATCTTCAACGTTACTGGAGACGCCATTGATGACCAGGCAGCCCCTGTCACCGCCAAGCGTTACCCGATTCACCGCCCGGCTCCTGCCCTGGTGGACCAGAACCCATCGGCTCAGATCCTTGAGACTGGTATCAAGGTGATCGACCTGATTTGCCCTTTCACCAAGGGTGGTAAAGTCGGTGCCTTCGGTGGTGCTGGTGTGGGTAAGACCGTGGTGATCATGGAGCTCATCAACAACATCGCCAAAGGCCACGGTGGTTATTCCGTGTTCGCTGGTGTGGGTGAGCGTACACGTGAAGGTAACGACCTTTACCATGAAATGATCGAGTCCGACGTTATCAAGGTTAAGAAGAACGGTCACGACATCGTTCGCAACTCCCAGGGCGGTTACATCAGCGAGCCAGGCTCCAAAGTGGCCCTCGTTTACGGCCAGATGAATGAGCCTCCAGGCGCTCGTCTCCGCGTTGCTCTTTCCGCCCTCTCCATGGCCGAATACTTCCGTGACGAGAAGAACCAGGACGTGCTTCTCTTCGTGGACAACGTTTTCCGTTTCTCCCAGGCTGGTTCCGAAGTGTCCGCCCTTCTGGGTCGTACTCCTTCCGCTGTGGGTTACCAGCCAACGCTGGCCGCCGAAATGGGCGCCATGCAGGAGCGAATCACCTCCACCAAGAGCGGTTCCATCACCTCCTTCCAGGCCGTTTACGTTCCTGCGGATGACTTGACTGACCCGGCTCCTGCCAACACTTTCGCCCACCTTGACTCCACCGTGGTGCTTGAGCGCTCCCTGGCTGAACTCGGCATCTACCCGGCTGTGGATCCTCTTTCCTCTGTGTCCAAGGCCCTGGCTCCGGACATCGTCGGTGAAGAACACTACCGTGTTGCCCGTGGCGTCCAGCGTGTGCTTCAGCGCTACAAAGACCTTCAGGACATCATCGCCATTCTCGGCATGGACGAACTGTCCGATGAAGACAAGCTGATCGTGTTCCGCGCCCGTAAGCTTCAGCGCTTCCTCAGCCAGCCTTTCCACGTGGCCGAAATCTTCACTGGCACCAAGGGAGAATACGTTTCCGTTAAGGACACCGTCCGCGGTTTCGCTGAAATCCTTGATGGCAAGCACGACGATGTGCCAGAAGCCAACTTCTATATGAAGGGTGGCATCGACACCGTGCCGAAGGCGTAA
- the atpC gene encoding ATP synthase F1 subunit epsilon, whose amino-acid sequence MPLKLEIVTPEARIFSDEVDTVVLPGFEGEMGVLPAHAPLVTTLQVGELRYTKGGKTTELAVGEGLVEVTGSTTRVLTDMALSSDEIDEKAVEEAMERAKHSLESLKHGEQQEEVAAVMAMIQRSAAQLQLKRKRKTL is encoded by the coding sequence ATGCCTCTCAAACTCGAAATCGTTACCCCCGAAGCCCGCATCTTCTCGGATGAAGTGGACACTGTTGTGCTCCCGGGCTTTGAAGGTGAAATGGGCGTCCTCCCTGCTCACGCCCCTTTGGTGACGACCCTTCAAGTGGGTGAACTTCGTTATACGAAGGGTGGCAAAACCACGGAACTCGCAGTGGGCGAAGGTCTGGTCGAAGTGACTGGCTCCACCACCCGCGTGCTGACGGACATGGCCCTCAGCAGCGATGAGATTGATGAAAAGGCCGTCGAAGAAGCCATGGAGCGCGCCAAGCACTCCTTGGAAAGCCTGAAGCATGGCGAACAGCAGGAAGAAGTGGCCGCCGTCATGGCCATGATCCAGCGCAGCGCCGCCCAGCTTCAGCTCAAACGCAAGCGCAAGACCCTCTAA